TGATCTGTGAATTCCCGGCGGTAAGCTCGTGGCGACAGCACACGCCGCCAGGAGCTCCCCATGGTTGTCCGCGTTGATTTGAATATTTCCCTGGACGGGTTCGCCACCACCACCGACCAAACTCCGGAAAACCCGTTTGGTGAAGACTGGTCGCGGCTGGTGGGTCCGTACACCGCTACCCGGACGTTCCGGGAGCGTGTCCTGCATGAGTCCGGCGGAGGCAGCACCGGCGTGGACGACAAATACGCAGCCGAGTACTTCGACGGCATCGGCGCTGAAATCATGGGAGCGGGAATGTTCGGGCTGCACAACTTCCCCGACGACCCGTCCTGGCAGGGCTGGTGGGGCGACGAAACCCCGTTCCGCTACCCGGTCTTCATCCTTACCCACACCACCCGTGCACCCATCGACATGCCGGACGGAACAAGATTTGAGTTCCTGGCCGCGTCACCGGAAGAGGCGCTGGAACGGGCGGTTGATGCGGCCGGCGGCGAGGACGTGCGGATTGGCGGCGGTCCCACCGTGGTCAAAGCGTTCCTGGAAGCCGGGCTGGTGGACCGGATCCATGTAGGCATCACTCCGATCCTGCTGGGCCGCGGCATCAACCTCTGGGACGGCCTGCGCGGCCTGGAGGACGGCTACCAAGCCAGCGCCGAAGCAGCCGACGACGGCGTCACCCACCTGACCTTCCGGCGCTGAGTCCGCACGCCTTACACATCAAGTAAAAGTCCGCCCGGTCAGCCGCTCGTACGCCTCGACGTAGCGGGAGCGGGTGCGCTCGACGACGTCGGCGGGCAGGGCCGGCGGCGGAGTGTCCGACGCCTTGTCCCAGCCGGATTCAGGGGAGGTCAGCCAGTCCCGGACGTACTGCTTGTCGAAGGACGGCTGGGCCTTGCCCGGCTCGTACAGGGACGCGTCCCAGAACCGCGAGGAATCCGGGGTCAGCACCTCGTCTCCCAATGTCACCAGGCCGGTGGCGGGGTCCAGCCCAAACTCCACCTTGGTGTCCGCCAGGATGATCCCGCGGCTCCGGGCAATGGCCTCGGCCGCAGTGTAGATGTCCAGCGTCAGGTCGCGGATCTTCGCAGCCGTTTCGGCACCGACAGCCGCCACAACGGCGTCGTAATTGATGTTCTCGTCATGCTCGCCCACCTCGGCCTTCGCAGACGGGGTAAAGATCGCGGGGTCGATCCGTGAGCCGTCAACCAGTCCCGCGGGCAGGGGCACATCGCATACCGTCTGCGACCGGCGGTACTCGGCCAGCCCGGACCCGGTCAGGTAGCCGCGGGCAATGGCTTCCACGGGGTACATGTCCAGTTTTTTGCAGATCATGGCCCGGCCGGCCACTTCGGCAGGAACACCCTCATCAGCGGAAATGACGTGGTTGGGGACGTTGCCGAGCTGGTCGAACCACCACAGGCTCAGCTGGGTGAGGATCCGGCCCTTGTCCGGAATGATGCTGGACAGCACATGGTCATAGGCGCTGATCCGGTCGCTGGCCACCACCAGGACCTTCTCCCCCGCCCCCGGTGCGGACAGATCAGCAGGAACGTACAGGTCGCGGACTTTTCCGGAATAGACGTGGGTCCAACCGGCCAGTTCGGGGGCGCTCATGCCAGCTCTCCTTCCACATCACGGCCCGCGGGGGACTGGGAGCCCGCGGGCACCGTGACCTCACCCCGCAGTGCTTTCAGGGCGATGTCGCTGCGGTGCTGCGAGCCGTCCAGCCGGATCTCCTGCACCCCCGCATAGGCGAGCGCGCGTGCTGCCTCCAGATCGGTGCCCAGCCCGACGACGGCGAGCACCCGCCCGCCCGCGGACACCACTTTCCCGTCATCATTGAGGGCGGTGCCTGCATGCAGCACGTGCACGCCGTCGAGCCTTTCGGCCTTTTTTAATCCGCGGATCCGGTCACCGGTGCGCGGCGTGTCCGGGTAATTGGCGGCGGCAACCACCACGGCAACCGCCGTCCGGGGATCCCATTTGAGCTGTTCCATGGCATCCAACTCGCCCTTCGCGGCGGCCATCAGCAACCCGCCCAGCGGAGTCTTCAACCGGGCCAGCACGGCCTGGGTTTCCGGATCGCCGAACCGCGCGTTGAACTCAATGACCCGCATCCCGCGTGACGTCAGTGCAAGGCCGCAGTACAGAACTCCAACGAACGGAGTGCCCCGCGCCGCCATCTCATCGATCGTAGGCTGGGCCACGCGGCGGACAACGTCCTCAACAAGGTCCGCCGGCACCCAGGCCAGCGGTGAGTAGGCGCCCATTCCGCCGGTGTTGGGGCCGCCGTCGCCGTCAAAAATGCGCTTGAAATCCTGTGCCGGTGTCAGCGGCACCACGTTGCGGCCGTCGGAGAGGACAAAGAGGGACACCTCGGGGCCGTCCAGGAACTCTTCGATCACCACGGTGCCGCCAACATCGAAGCAGGCGCGGGCGTGGGCCAGAGCCTCGTCGCAGTCAGAGGTGACCACCACTCCCTTGCCGGCGGCGAGCCCGTCATCCTTGACAACGTAGGGGGCGCCGAAAGTGTCCAGGGCGTCGGCGGCCTCTTCCGGGTTGGATGCCATCCGGGCCATGGCGGTGGGAACGCCCGCCGCTGCCATCACCTGCTTGGCGAAAGCCTTGGACGCCTCCAGCTGGGCGGCCGCCTTCGAGGGGCCGAAAACGGGGATGCCTGCTTCGCGGAGGGCATCGGCCACGCCGGCGGCGAGCGGAGCTTCAGGGCCGATCACCACCAGGTCCGAGTCGAGGCTGCGGGCCAGCGCCGTCACCTCCTCCGGGCTGGACGCGTTGACCGGGTGCACCGGAACTATCTGCGCGATGCCCGCGTTTCCGGGGGCTGCGTGCACCTCGCGGACGTACGGATCTGCCAGCAGGGATCGGACAAGGGCGTGTTCGCGGCCGCCGGGGCCAACAACTAGAACCTTCACAGTAGTTCAGCGTACTGGGTGCGCTTCGGCAGCAGA
This genomic interval from Arthrobacter sunyaminii contains the following:
- the purD gene encoding phosphoribosylamine--glycine ligase — translated: MKVLVVGPGGREHALVRSLLADPYVREVHAAPGNAGIAQIVPVHPVNASSPEEVTALARSLDSDLVVIGPEAPLAAGVADALREAGIPVFGPSKAAAQLEASKAFAKQVMAAAGVPTAMARMASNPEEAADALDTFGAPYVVKDDGLAAGKGVVVTSDCDEALAHARACFDVGGTVVIEEFLDGPEVSLFVLSDGRNVVPLTPAQDFKRIFDGDGGPNTGGMGAYSPLAWVPADLVEDVVRRVAQPTIDEMAARGTPFVGVLYCGLALTSRGMRVIEFNARFGDPETQAVLARLKTPLGGLLMAAAKGELDAMEQLKWDPRTAVAVVVAAANYPDTPRTGDRIRGLKKAERLDGVHVLHAGTALNDDGKVVSAGGRVLAVVGLGTDLEAARALAYAGVQEIRLDGSQHRSDIALKALRGEVTVPAGSQSPAGRDVEGELA
- a CDS encoding dihydrofolate reductase family protein, producing the protein MVVRVDLNISLDGFATTTDQTPENPFGEDWSRLVGPYTATRTFRERVLHESGGGSTGVDDKYAAEYFDGIGAEIMGAGMFGLHNFPDDPSWQGWWGDETPFRYPVFILTHTTRAPIDMPDGTRFEFLAASPEEALERAVDAAGGEDVRIGGGPTVVKAFLEAGLVDRIHVGITPILLGRGINLWDGLRGLEDGYQASAEAADDGVTHLTFRR
- a CDS encoding phosphoribosylaminoimidazolesuccinocarboxamide synthase, translating into MSAPELAGWTHVYSGKVRDLYVPADLSAPGAGEKVLVVASDRISAYDHVLSSIIPDKGRILTQLSLWWFDQLGNVPNHVISADEGVPAEVAGRAMICKKLDMYPVEAIARGYLTGSGLAEYRRSQTVCDVPLPAGLVDGSRIDPAIFTPSAKAEVGEHDENINYDAVVAAVGAETAAKIRDLTLDIYTAAEAIARSRGIILADTKVEFGLDPATGLVTLGDEVLTPDSSRFWDASLYEPGKAQPSFDKQYVRDWLTSPESGWDKASDTPPPALPADVVERTRSRYVEAYERLTGRTFT